Proteins from a genomic interval of Panthera uncia isolate 11264 chromosome C1 unlocalized genomic scaffold, Puncia_PCG_1.0 HiC_scaffold_4, whole genome shotgun sequence:
- the CTSS gene encoding cathepsin S, with protein MLSMGAPAGSIIMKCLVWVLLVCTYALAQAHKDPTLDHHWNLWKKTYSKQYKEKNEEVARRLIWEKNLKFVMLHNLEHSMGMHSYDLGMNHLGDMTSEEVISLMGCLRVPSQWQRNVTYKSNSNQKLPDSVDWREKGCVTEVKYQGSCGACWAFSAVGALEAQLKLKTGNLVSLSAQNLVDCSTEKYGNKGCNGGFMTEAFQYIIDNNGIDSEASYPYKAMDGKCQYDSKNRAATCSKYTELPFGSEEDLKETVANKGPVSVAIDASHSSFFLYRSGVYYEPACTQTVNHGVLVVGYGNLNGKDYWLVKNSWGLNFGDRGYIRMARNSGNHCGIASYPSYPEI; from the exons ATGCTTAGTATGGGAGCTCCTGCCGGTTCTATCAT CATGAAATGTCTGGTTTGGGTGCTCCTGGTGTGCACCTATGCATTGGCACAAGCACATAAAGATCCCACTCTGGATCATCACTGGAATCTCTGGAAGAAAACGTACAGCAAACAGTACAAGGAAAAG AATGAGGAGGTAGCACGGCGtcttatttgggaaaagaatCTAAAATTTGTGATGCTTCACAATCTGGAACATTCAATGGGAATGCATTCTTATGACCTAGGCATGAACCATCTGGGAGACATG ACCAGTGAAGAAGTGATATCTTTGATGGGTTGCCTGAGAGTTCCCAGCCAATGGCAGAGAAATGTCACTTACAAGTCAAATTCTAATCAGAAATTGCCTGATTCTGTGGactggagagagaaggggtgtGTTACTGAAGTGAAATACCAG GGCTCTTGTGGTGCCTGTTGGGCTTTCAGCGCTGTCGGGGCTCTGGAGGCACAGCTGAAGCTGAAAACAGGCAATCTGGTATCTCTGAGTGCACAGAACCTGGTAGATTGCTCGACTGAAAAATACGGGAATAAAGGCTGCAACGGTGGCTTCATGACAGAGGCTTTCCAGTACATTATTGATAACAACGGCATCGATTCAGAAGCTTCCTATCCCTACAAAGCCATG GATGGCAAGTGCCAGTATGACTCAAAAAATCGAGCTGCCACATGTTCAAAGTACACGGAACTCCCTTTTGGCAGTGAAGAGGACTTGAAAGAAACCGTGGCCAATAAAGGACCCGTGTCTGTTGCTATAGATGCGAGccactcttctttcttcctctacaGAAGTG GTGTCTACTATGAGCCAGCCTGTACTCAGACCGTGAATCATGGTGTATTAGTGGTTGGCTATGGTAACCTTAATGGAAAAGACTACTGGCTTGTGAAAAACAG